From the genome of Clostridium sp. BNL1100, one region includes:
- a CDS encoding homocysteine S-methyltransferase family protein, with amino-acid sequence MSFLNDIEKKVLVFDGSMGIMLQSKGLEVGTCPEEWNVTHPDKVKEIYTAYRNAGANVIQSNTFQSNLMKLSEYGLQDKHYDINFAGVSLAKEVMGDNGYVAASIGPLGKLLEPFGELTFKQAYNTFKEQVVAVTAGGADIISFETFTDVSEMRIALLAAKENCNLPVICSISYEQNGRTLMGSDPAVCAYILHSLGADMVGTNCSFGPEYMIKVAEIYGKTGLNFSIKPNAGIPQTVDGKLVYDETPEKFAKYAHEFIKNGARLVGGCCGSRPEFIAEISKVVSECNAVSFPLNVDFITSSTKVISFVDIKQTEIGWIDINKEEILKKDLLAGDVSSITDTAMDLMEEDYGLIAIDVDVAGADELLLSHVVKEAQTYLKQPFVLKSDNPKSLEAALRIYKGRAGVITKASDCVDELLYKYGAVNVGGFISNEK; translated from the coding sequence ATGTCTTTTTTAAATGATATAGAAAAAAAAGTTTTGGTGTTTGACGGGTCTATGGGGATTATGCTTCAAAGCAAAGGACTTGAAGTAGGAACTTGTCCCGAAGAGTGGAATGTTACTCACCCTGATAAGGTCAAGGAGATATATACGGCATACCGTAATGCAGGGGCGAATGTAATTCAGTCAAATACCTTTCAGTCCAATCTTATGAAACTCTCTGAATATGGATTGCAGGACAAGCATTATGATATTAATTTTGCAGGTGTTAGTCTTGCGAAGGAAGTAATGGGGGATAATGGATATGTAGCTGCTTCCATAGGCCCTTTGGGAAAACTCTTGGAGCCATTCGGAGAATTGACTTTTAAGCAGGCCTACAATACATTTAAGGAGCAAGTTGTTGCTGTAACTGCCGGGGGCGCTGATATTATAAGCTTTGAAACATTTACAGATGTAAGTGAAATGAGAATTGCCCTTTTAGCTGCTAAAGAAAATTGTAACTTACCTGTTATTTGTTCAATCTCATATGAGCAGAACGGAAGAACGCTGATGGGCTCAGACCCCGCTGTTTGTGCTTACATTCTGCACTCACTTGGAGCTGATATGGTTGGTACAAATTGTTCCTTTGGACCGGAATACATGATAAAGGTTGCCGAAATCTACGGAAAGACTGGTTTGAATTTTAGTATTAAGCCCAATGCAGGGATTCCTCAGACAGTAGACGGTAAATTGGTCTATGATGAAACTCCTGAAAAATTTGCAAAATACGCACATGAATTTATAAAAAATGGAGCAAGGCTTGTTGGAGGGTGCTGCGGATCAAGACCTGAATTTATTGCTGAAATTTCAAAGGTAGTTAGCGAATGTAATGCGGTAAGTTTTCCTTTGAATGTAGATTTTATCACATCCTCTACAAAAGTAATTTCTTTTGTAGATATAAAACAAACAGAAATTGGATGGATAGATATTAATAAGGAAGAAATTCTGAAAAAAGACCTTTTGGCAGGAGATGTATCTTCCATTACAGATACCGCTATGGATTTGATGGAAGAGGACTATGGATTAATAGCTATTGATGTAGATGTGGCCGGGGCAGACGAACTGCTGTTATCTCATGTAGTAAAGGAAGCTCAGACTTACTTGAAACAGCCATTTGTTTTAAAATCGGACAATCCCAAGTCTCTGGAGGCTGCTCTGAGAATATACAAAGGCAGGGCGGGAGTAATTACTAAGGCTTCTGACTGTGTGGATGAATTACTTTATAAGTACGGGGCTGTAAATGTTGGAGGATTTATTTCGAATGAAAAATAA
- a CDS encoding AMP-binding protein, translated as MEKLIEITVGSLLDDMAKRYPDHDCALYTDRPFRKTYSEFNELCNKVAKSFLKMGIKKGDHVAIWATNVPEWLITLFASAKIGAVLVTVNTNYKVFELEYLLKQSDTNTLVLLDGFKDSNYIQIINELCPELKNSEPGSFHSEKLPYLKNIISVSTEKHPGMFSWDDIIEFGRDISDEELYNISNSLDCHDVINMQYTSGTTGFPKGVMLTHYNIINNGMCIGDCMHFTHEDKLCIPVPFFHCFGLVLAIMACVTHGTTMVPVDYYSPLKVMNAIQSERCTAVHGVPTMYIAMLDHADFSKFDFSSLRTGIMSGSPCPIKVMEAVVEKMNMKDITIPYGQTEASPVCTQTRIGDSLELRVSTVGRALPFIECKIVDPETNQDLPDGVPGEFVARGYNVMKGYYKMPEATAQAIDDDGWLHTGDLATRDENGYYKITGRIKDMIIRGGENIYPKEIEEFLYTLPEIKDVQVIGVPSKVYGEEIMACIILKEGCVLTEEQVKEAVKANMARHKTPKYVGFLDSFPMTASGKIQKYKMRENAIAQLGLEDEAAIETA; from the coding sequence GTGGAGAAACTGATAGAGATTACTGTTGGTAGTTTACTAGATGATATGGCAAAGAGATATCCAGATCATGACTGTGCATTATACACAGACCGCCCATTCAGAAAAACTTATTCTGAATTCAACGAGCTGTGCAATAAAGTTGCAAAGAGTTTTCTCAAAATGGGGATTAAAAAGGGTGATCATGTTGCAATTTGGGCAACAAACGTACCAGAATGGCTTATTACACTGTTTGCCTCAGCAAAAATAGGAGCTGTTCTCGTTACTGTAAACACTAACTACAAAGTATTTGAGCTTGAATATTTGTTAAAACAATCGGATACAAATACATTGGTTCTTTTAGATGGTTTCAAGGATTCCAATTACATACAGATTATTAATGAACTTTGTCCTGAATTAAAGAACTCCGAACCGGGTAGTTTTCATAGTGAAAAACTGCCGTATCTGAAAAATATCATAAGTGTCAGCACTGAGAAACATCCGGGAATGTTTAGCTGGGATGATATTATTGAATTTGGCAGAGATATTTCTGACGAAGAACTTTACAACATCAGCAATAGTCTTGATTGTCACGATGTTATAAACATGCAGTACACTTCAGGAACTACGGGTTTTCCAAAGGGTGTAATGCTTACACATTACAACATTATAAATAATGGTATGTGTATAGGCGACTGTATGCATTTTACCCACGAAGATAAGCTGTGTATTCCTGTTCCGTTTTTCCATTGCTTTGGATTGGTTCTTGCAATAATGGCCTGCGTGACTCATGGAACAACAATGGTTCCCGTTGATTATTATTCACCATTAAAGGTCATGAATGCAATTCAAAGCGAGCGCTGTACAGCAGTACATGGTGTTCCTACGATGTACATAGCAATGCTTGATCATGCCGATTTTAGTAAATTTGATTTTTCGTCATTAAGAACAGGAATTATGTCCGGTTCACCATGTCCTATAAAAGTTATGGAAGCAGTTGTGGAAAAAATGAATATGAAGGATATAACTATTCCTTATGGTCAGACAGAGGCTTCTCCCGTATGTACCCAGACAAGAATAGGAGACAGTCTTGAACTTAGGGTTTCGACTGTGGGCCGTGCACTTCCGTTCATTGAATGTAAGATTGTTGATCCCGAAACGAATCAGGACCTTCCGGACGGCGTTCCCGGAGAATTTGTTGCCAGAGGCTATAATGTAATGAAAGGGTACTACAAGATGCCCGAAGCAACCGCACAGGCCATAGATGATGACGGGTGGCTCCATACAGGTGATTTGGCAACAAGGGATGAAAACGGATATTACAAGATAACCGGCAGAATAAAAGATATGATTATCAGAGGTGGAGAAAATATTTATCCAAAGGAAATAGAAGAGTTTTTATATACCCTGCCGGAAATTAAGGATGTACAGGTAATCGGTGTTCCGTCTAAAGTATACGGAGAGGAAATAATGGCCTGTATTATACTTAAAGAGGGTTGCGTCTTAACAGAAGAACAGGTTAAAGAAGCAGTAAAAGCTAATATGGCAAGACATAAAACTCCTAAATATGTTGGCTTTTTGGACAGTTTCCCAATGACTGCAAGCGGAAAGATTCAGAAGTACAAAATGAGGGAAAATGCCATTGCCCAACTTGGACTTGAGGATGAAGCGGCTATAGAGACTGCATAA
- a CDS encoding response regulator transcription factor, protein MNKIRVMIADDHAMVRQGLKTILELEEDICVVSQASNGEEAVAMSKKIRPDIILMDINMPVINGLQAIKMLKQESVNYKIIVLTLHQDREYLFKTLQLGCEGYVLKDAESSVLIEAIRSVYRDQTYIQPNMTGELVKEFNRVTLYEQDKSIVNNLTNREVEVLKLIAEGMINKEIAKTLYISEKTVKNHISNIFKKLDVNDRTQAAIYAFKHNIKV, encoded by the coding sequence ATGAATAAAATTAGGGTAATGATTGCGGACGACCATGCTATGGTTCGACAAGGATTAAAAACTATCCTTGAGTTGGAGGAAGATATTTGCGTGGTTTCGCAGGCTTCTAATGGTGAGGAAGCTGTAGCCATGTCCAAAAAGATAAGGCCTGATATTATCCTGATGGATATAAATATGCCTGTTATAAATGGCCTTCAGGCCATTAAAATGTTGAAGCAGGAGTCTGTTAATTATAAAATAATAGTACTGACGCTGCATCAGGACAGAGAATATCTGTTTAAGACATTACAGCTTGGGTGCGAGGGTTATGTTTTAAAGGATGCAGAATCATCAGTATTGATAGAGGCAATAAGAAGTGTTTACCGTGACCAAACGTACATACAGCCTAATATGACTGGCGAGCTTGTGAAGGAGTTTAACAGAGTAACATTGTATGAACAGGATAAATCTATTGTAAACAATCTGACCAATCGTGAAGTGGAAGTTTTAAAACTTATAGCAGAGGGAATGATTAATAAAGAAATTGCTAAAACCCTTTATATAAGTGAAAAGACCGTTAAAAATCATATATCAAATATATTCAAAAAACTGGATGTAAATGATAGAACTCAGGCAGCCATCTATGCATTTAAACATAACATAAAAGTATAA